A part of Planococcus sp. MB-3u-03 genomic DNA contains:
- a CDS encoding proline--tRNA ligase yields MRQTLSFIPTLRETPADAEVKSHQLLLRAGFIRQNTSGIYSFLPLGKRVLHKVEKIIREEMEAINSVEVFMPALQQAELWQETGRWYSYGDELMRLKDRNDREFALGATHEEIITSLLRDEIKSYKKLPLTLYQIQSKFRDEKRPRFGLLRGREFLMKDAYSFHATPESLDKTYDDMMQAYSNIFSRLGLNFRAVIADSGAIGGKDNHEFMVLSEIGEDTIAYSDSSPYAANIEMAAVNVDYPKSDEQAHPIEKVATPDQKTIAQVADFLDTTPENCIKTLVFKADDELIVVLSRGDHEVNDVKVKHISGAKLIDMATPEDVRELLSCDIGSIGPVGLPAGVRVFADNAVKSIVNGVAGANEDGVHLKNVTPDEDFTVEAYGDLRFVKEGDPSPDGNGTIQFAKGIEVGHIFKLGTTYSEPMKATFLNDQGKAMPYIMGCYGIGVSRIVAAVAEQFQDDSGFTWPNAVAPYEVHVVPVNVKDDVQRETGEEIYEQLKAQGFEVLLDDRKERAGVKFADADLIGLPIRITVGKRAGEGILEVKIRETNETVEWHKDEVLDKVREFFKK; encoded by the coding sequence ATGAGACAAACATTAAGCTTTATCCCGACGTTGCGGGAAACTCCAGCTGATGCAGAAGTGAAATCGCATCAATTATTGCTGCGTGCGGGATTCATCCGCCAAAACACTAGCGGGATCTATTCCTTCCTTCCGCTCGGCAAACGTGTTCTGCACAAAGTCGAGAAAATCATCCGTGAAGAAATGGAAGCGATCAATAGCGTGGAAGTATTCATGCCTGCCCTTCAGCAAGCTGAACTATGGCAGGAAACTGGGCGCTGGTATTCTTACGGCGACGAATTGATGCGTTTGAAAGACCGCAACGACCGCGAGTTTGCGCTAGGCGCGACGCATGAAGAAATCATCACGAGCCTATTGCGCGACGAAATCAAGTCCTATAAGAAATTGCCGTTGACCTTGTATCAGATCCAGTCGAAGTTCCGCGATGAAAAACGCCCACGCTTCGGTTTGTTGCGCGGACGCGAATTCCTCATGAAAGATGCATATTCTTTCCATGCGACACCAGAGAGCCTGGATAAAACTTACGATGATATGATGCAAGCCTATAGCAATATTTTCAGCCGCCTTGGATTGAACTTCCGTGCCGTCATCGCGGATTCAGGGGCAATCGGTGGCAAGGACAACCACGAATTCATGGTGCTGTCGGAAATCGGGGAAGACACGATTGCGTATTCGGACAGTTCGCCATATGCCGCGAATATTGAAATGGCCGCCGTAAATGTGGATTATCCTAAATCCGATGAACAAGCGCACCCAATTGAAAAAGTAGCGACACCTGACCAGAAGACCATTGCACAAGTGGCGGATTTCCTCGACACGACGCCTGAAAATTGCATTAAAACGCTTGTGTTCAAAGCGGACGACGAACTTATCGTCGTGTTGTCACGCGGCGACCATGAAGTGAACGACGTAAAAGTCAAGCATATTTCAGGTGCTAAGCTGATCGATATGGCGACTCCTGAAGACGTGCGCGAATTGCTGTCCTGCGATATTGGATCGATCGGGCCAGTGGGCTTGCCTGCAGGCGTCCGCGTATTTGCGGACAACGCCGTCAAATCGATCGTTAACGGTGTGGCAGGCGCCAACGAAGACGGTGTCCATTTGAAAAACGTTACGCCTGATGAAGATTTCACGGTAGAAGCATATGGAGATTTGCGTTTTGTAAAAGAAGGTGACCCATCGCCTGACGGAAACGGCACGATCCAATTTGCTAAAGGAATTGAAGTCGGCCATATTTTCAAGCTCGGCACGACTTATAGCGAACCGATGAAAGCGACCTTCCTGAATGACCAAGGTAAAGCGATGCCTTATATCATGGGCTGCTACGGCATCGGCGTTTCACGCATTGTCGCGGCTGTCGCTGAACAATTCCAGGATGATTCCGGCTTCACTTGGCCGAATGCGGTCGCACCGTATGAAGTCCACGTCGTGCCGGTCAACGTCAAAGACGATGTGCAACGCGAAACTGGAGAAGAAATTTATGAACAATTGAAAGCTCAAGGATTCGAAGTGCTGCTCGATGACCGCAAAGAGCGCGCAGGCGTAAAATTCGCTGATGCCGATTTGATTGGCTTGCCGATCCGCATCACTGTCGGCAAGCGTGCCGGTGAAGGAATCCTTGAAGTGAAAATCCGCGAAACCAATGAAACAGTCGAATGGCATAAAGATGAAGTGCTCGACAAGGTACGCGAATTCTTTAAGAAATGA